From Stigmatopora nigra isolate UIUO_SnigA chromosome 5, RoL_Snig_1.1, whole genome shotgun sequence, a single genomic window includes:
- the LOC144196900 gene encoding guanine nucleotide-binding protein G(q) subunit alpha isoform X1, giving the protein MTLDSMMACCLSEEAKESKRINSEIEKQLRRDKRDARRELKLLLLGTGESGKSTFIKQMRIIHGSGYTDEDKKGFTKLVYQNIFTSMQSMIRATETLKIPYKFEQNKNNAQLVREVDVEMVTSFDQPYIGAIKMLWADPGIQEAYDRRREYQLSDSTKYYLSDLDRIAESSYLPTQQDVLRVRIPTTGIIEYPFDLQSIIFRMVDVGGQRSERRKWIHCFENVTSIMFLVALSEYDQVLVESDNENRMEESKALFRTIITYPWFQNSSVILFLNKRDLLEEKIMYSHLVDYFPEFDGPQRDPLAGREFILKMFVDLNPDSDKIIYSHFTCATDTENIRFVFAAVKDTILQLNLKEYNLV; this is encoded by the exons ATGACTCTTGACTCCATGATGGCTTGTTGCCTGAGTGAAGAGGCGAAGGAGTCCAAACGGATCAACTCGGAGATCGAGAAGCAACTTCGGCGAGACAAACGAGATGCCAGGAGGGAGCTGAAGCTGCTTCTCTTGG GCACTGGCGAAAGCGGCAAGAGCACTTTTATCAAGCAGATGCGCATCATCCACGGATCAGGCTACACCGATGAAGACAAGAAGGGATTCACAAAACTAGTCTATCAGAACATCTTCACGTCCATGCAGTCAATGATTCGTGCCACAGAGACCCTGAAGATACCATACAAGTTTGAACAGAACAAA AACAACGCACAGCTGGTGCGCGAGGTGGACGTGGAGATGGTGACGTCATTCGATCAGCCATATATCGGGGCCATCAAGATGCTGTGGGCTGACCCTGGCATCCAGGAGGCATATGATCGCAGGAGAGAGTATCAGCTCTCAGACTCCACCAAATA CTATCTTAGCGATCTGGATCGTATCGCTGAATCTTCCTATCTACCCACCCAACAGGATGTGCTTAGGGTTCGAATCCCAACAACTGGGATCATAGAATACCCTTTCGACTTGCAAAGCATCATTTTCAG GATGGTAGATGTTGGTGGTCAGCGGTCCGAGAGGAGAAAGTGGATTCACTGCTTCGAGAACGTCACCTCAATTATGTTTTTAGTGGCGCTCAGCGAGTACGACCAAGTGTTGGTCGAGTCTGACAATGAG aACCGCATGGAGGAGAGCAAAGCTCTTTTCAGGACCATTATCACATATCCTTGGTTTCAAAACTCCTCTGTCATCCTCTTCCTCAACAAGCGGGATCTGCTGGAGGAGAAGATCATGTACTCTCACTTGGTGGACTACTTCCCAGAGTTTGACG gGCCTCAGCGCGATCCGCTTGCAGGCCGTGAATTCATCCTGAAGATGTTTGTGGACTTAAACCCGGACAGTGACAAGATTATCTACTCTCACTTCACTTGCGCCACCGACACAGAAAACATCCGCTTTGTCTTTGCCGCTGTCAAAGACACCATCTTGCAGCTCAACCTCAAAGAGTACAACCTGGTGTGA
- the LOC144196900 gene encoding guanine nucleotide-binding protein subunit alpha-11 isoform X2 — protein MTLDSMMACCLSEEAKESKRINSEIEKQLRRDKRDARRELKLLLLGTGESGKSTFIKQMRIIHGSGYTDEDKKGFTKLVYQNIFTSMQSMIRATETLKIPYKFEQNKNNAQLVREVDVEMVTSFDQPYIGAIKMLWADPGIQEAYDRRREYQLSDSTKYYLSDLERIATSGYVPTQQDVLRVRVPTTGIIEYPFDLENIIFRMVDVGGQRSERRKWIHCFENVTSIMFLVALSEYDQVLVESDNENRMEESKALFRTIITYPWFQNSSVILFLNKRDLLEEKIMYSHLVDYFPEFDGPQRDPLAGREFILKMFVDLNPDSDKIIYSHFTCATDTENIRFVFAAVKDTILQLNLKEYNLV, from the exons ATGACTCTTGACTCCATGATGGCTTGTTGCCTGAGTGAAGAGGCGAAGGAGTCCAAACGGATCAACTCGGAGATCGAGAAGCAACTTCGGCGAGACAAACGAGATGCCAGGAGGGAGCTGAAGCTGCTTCTCTTGG GCACTGGCGAAAGCGGCAAGAGCACTTTTATCAAGCAGATGCGCATCATCCACGGATCAGGCTACACCGATGAAGACAAGAAGGGATTCACAAAACTAGTCTATCAGAACATCTTCACGTCCATGCAGTCAATGATTCGTGCCACAGAGACCCTGAAGATACCATACAAGTTTGAACAGAACAAA AACAACGCACAGCTGGTGCGCGAGGTGGACGTGGAGATGGTGACGTCATTCGATCAGCCATATATCGGGGCCATCAAGATGCTGTGGGCTGACCCTGGCATCCAGGAGGCATATGATCGCAGGAGAGAGTATCAGCTCTCAGACTCCACCAAATA TTATCTTAGTGATTTAGAACGAATAGCGACGTCGGGGTACGTGCCCACTCAGCAGGATGTGCTGCGGGTTCGAGTGCCCACCACTGGCATCATTGAGTACCCGTTTGACCTGGAGAATATAATCTTCAG GATGGTAGATGTTGGTGGTCAGCGGTCCGAGAGGAGAAAGTGGATTCACTGCTTCGAGAACGTCACCTCAATTATGTTTTTAGTGGCGCTCAGCGAGTACGACCAAGTGTTGGTCGAGTCTGACAATGAG aACCGCATGGAGGAGAGCAAAGCTCTTTTCAGGACCATTATCACATATCCTTGGTTTCAAAACTCCTCTGTCATCCTCTTCCTCAACAAGCGGGATCTGCTGGAGGAGAAGATCATGTACTCTCACTTGGTGGACTACTTCCCAGAGTTTGACG gGCCTCAGCGCGATCCGCTTGCAGGCCGTGAATTCATCCTGAAGATGTTTGTGGACTTAAACCCGGACAGTGACAAGATTATCTACTCTCACTTCACTTGCGCCACCGACACAGAAAACATCCGCTTTGTCTTTGCCGCTGTCAAAGACACCATCTTGCAGCTCAACCTCAAAGAGTACAACCTGGTGTGA